TAAAAACTGCATCATGGAGGGGAAAAaaggggcatttaaaaaaaaaatttttcaggaCAAAAAAAACGCCCAAAAAAGTTCTTTCTGTTTGTAGCCTAAAAGTAAGATTAAGGCTCAGAAAAGAAGATACCTCCAAAAACGGAAAGAGCAATGAATGAATGCCAAAAACTATTTATCAATGGAAtattctgttgcaaaactacagctccccgcATGCGCGGACtgccgttggcatgctgggagttgtagttttgccacggaTGAAGGTTCACAGTTTAGAGGCCACTGTTCTAAACCTTGCAAGGGAAATAGTCATCTGAAGCAATATACGGGTTCTGCAATACTTAGGTGTTCTCTGTAGTTACAGaacagcgccatctagtggcAGGACACGTCATTTACAGCCTCGCAATGACCTCTAGTAAACTGGATCATGACGTAACGACTAGGTAACAAATCAACCAAAGGTCCGAGTCTGCGCAGTGAGAACTGCGAGTCGGCTCTCGTGCACGTATCTTCTCCCTTTGTGCCGTAGTAGAGCGCTGAACGCAAAGCATGCTGGGCCTGCGCGACACGGGTGAGcaagaggcatgctgggagtacgtAGACTCTGATGCGGTGGATGATGGGAGGGCGAGATGCATTGTGGGAGTTGTTTGTGGTGTGGGGAGTTATTTGAGCGGTGTATTTGGGgctccctcccctcctcctcagtgatATTAGAGGTCAGTCCTTATTCACTGCTGAGTGTCCCCAGCGCGGAGACCTCCACAGTTATAGGGGGCGCTGTCACGTTGTGAACTAGTGTCATAACTAATACTGGTGCAGCACAGCAGTGCTCTCCAGCCTGGGActctctaactacaactcccagcatggcctgactGCCTTGCTCTGCTGTACAGAGGTGTCCTGGGCACAGAATATGGCAGCAATGGAGACCCAGCCATAGCAAAACCGTGCCCCCCAACCCATTCCTCTACAACACTTCTGCCATTGTCCCCATTCACCTAGTGGGAGCAGAGCGTAATCCAGCAGGACATTACCCCTGTATATGTAAGAGCCACAATTATTGGGTGTCCTTCAccgatcagatattgatggccgATCCTGGGGATAAGTCATCGATAAATAAGTCCAGAAAGACCCCATAAGATGCCACATTGTCTCTTGATTTCTTTTGTCGTCACCATTGGATGTAATTGTGGGCATCTCTAAAgagtatcatatatatatatatatatatatatatatatatatatatatatatatatatggtgggcaTCTCTAAAgagtatcatatatatatatatatatatatatatatatatatataaaaatggtggGCATCTCTAAAgagtatcatatatatatatatatatatatatatatatataaatggtggGCATCTCTAAAgagtatcatatatatatatatatatatatatatatatatataaatggtggGCATCTCTAAAgagtatcatatatatatatatatatatatatatatatatatatggtgggcaTCTCTAAAgagtatcatatatatatatatatatatatatatatatatatataaatggtggGCATCTCTAAAgagtatcatatatatatatatatatatatatatatatatatatatggtgggcaTCTCTAAAgagtatcatatatatatatatatatatatatataaatggtggGCATCTCTAAAgagtatcatatatatatatatatatatatatatatatatatatatatatggtgggcaTCTCTAAAGAgtatcatacacatatatatatatatatatatatatatggtgggcaTCTCTAAAgagtatcatatatatatatatatatatatatatatatatatatatatatatatataatggtggcCATCTCTaatgagtattatatatatatatatatatatatatatatatatatatatatatatatatatatatataaatggtggGCATCTCTAAAGagtatcatacatatatatatatggtgggcaTCTCTAAAgagtatcatatatatatatattgtaagccgTCCTAACCTAGTATAAAGGTTATTTAACACAGCATAAaagttttacacagtttttttccaTCCCGTGTATAATAGGTAACACCAGTGTAGAACATGAAAGTCTGCGTGTATAGGTCAAAAGCGATGTTCATGATCTGCTCTAGGGGGCGCTCTCTTGGGGGTTCTGACATCAAGGCTATGTGCACACAGTGTAAAATCTAATGGCGATCTCCAGATTAtgcaaaccacaactcccagccagaggctgtctgggcatactggaagttttgcaacagctggaggtccacagtttaatgACCACTGGTCTGTGTATGGTGCCTCCCCACATCATCTGTCGGTGGGGACAAACATCTGGCATGTTGGATTTTTACTACCAGACCCTTTTGTTCTGGGAGAGATGATccaccagagctgtctggctgcgGCTTACCTCTTTCTGTAGAGAACGTTCATGTGTATGGAAAGATCAGGAGAGAGATGTCCGCCAAATGAACGGTTGGCTGACATTTATTAAAATTATATGGCAACTTTTAAATGTGCGCtgtcatttaatacattttttattgaaaatgatttaaaaaaattcaaaattccctGTGCAGGGTGAGGAAAAGGCATAAAAACCAAGGCTGCCTTATAATGCAACTTTATAAGACCGTCTCATATACACATAGAGCGGGGACGGGACCACCATACTTACATGAAACCAGGCAGAAGAGGTGTCTAAAAAGCATCTAAAACAAACAGTCAATGGGTCAGAATTCTGGAACATTTCCAGTAGTAAATCTGGGAGAGTATATTATATTGTGCAGTCAagataacaatatatatatatatatatatatatatatatatatatatatatatatatacatatccttCCAGTATTGGCTTTATAGATGGTtctaaatgtttttgttttctttttagacCACTGTAATCTGCAATTAGGTATCATGGACTCTTCTCCTCCAGTTGGTGTATGCCATGATATGTGCCCGGAAAGAGAGAGACGAGACCGGGAAAGCCAAAGACGTCTGCATCAGTTTGAAATCCAGAAAGTTCAGTGTACAAATAAGGGCCGTAGAGGAAAAGGCCATCCTATCGCTGATCCCCAGAAGACTGTTAAGGAGTATAGACGACCTGCAGCAGGAAAAGACGTGTCCCGTCCTATAGACCTACGAACTCCTTCAACCCTAGCCAAAACTGTTCAGTATCTCTTGATGGACGTTTGGTCAAGTGTCAACTATAGGGATTTGTTGTGTTTGGCCAAAGCTTACGCTTTTGTATTCGACCGCCTACGTGCTGTTAGACAGGACTTGATAGTGCAGAGAATTAGGGGGAAGGGCGGGGCTCTTGTTCTAGAAGGAAGCCTTGGGTTTTTGCTTTGTGCCCCCTACTTGGTGCGGGATCTGCCAGTAGCCGACTACGATGAAGTGCTGCACTCCACACAGGTGCGGGAATGCTTTGCCGAACTGATAGATTGTTACAAAGGCGGTGGAGAATTCCCCAGACAGGCTGAATTTCAGTCTCTTCTACTCCTTTATGACTTGGGTAAGAGTTATTCGTAGTCTGTGGTGCAGCCGAGTCTATGTATTTACTTTAGAGCAATGATGGCCAAGAATTACATTGCTGCTGGTTGACCACTTAGTGGTGACTAGCAGATTGAAATGACCGGCGACTTCAGTATTATCTCCATTTCTTTTCATAAGCAGTGGCCACCACTTAAGGCCATCCTGAGGATATCTTCATAGTGTATATGCTGTGGACTTTATATTGATttacacagcataaaatctgcagaatCCACAGCTTATACAGGACTTGTGAGTTTGCCCTAATATTAAAGCCATTGAGGCACCTAACCtgtctctataaaaaaaaataatgatattgtGATCTTGTGGGAGCCGATGACATGATGAAGTACTTTCTGAGTGGCCCTTGGGTGACTGACTCGTACCCCTGATTATGGAGGTGTCCATGGTCTAAGCCAGTGTTATTCAACCAgtgtcccttcagctgttgcaaaacttctactctaagcatgcccggacagccaaatgtgctgggtgttgtagttctgcaaaagctggagtcacactgattgggaaatgcTGGTCTAAGCAGTAGCAGTTCTGTGCACCAAGAAGGAGTTTATGGAATTTGGTGCAgatattggggggagatttatcaaaacctgtccagaggaaaagttgctgagttgcccatagcaaccaatcagatcacttctttcagtttgcacaggccttgttaaaaatgaaagaagggatctgattggttgctatgggcaactcagcaacttttcttctggacaggttttgataaatctccccccaatatcTTTTTCCCTTTCCTGCTGCACTGATTTTCATTTGCTTACATTTTCCTGCTCTTTCTTAGAGGCATTTTTTCCATCAACAGTCCTATATAGTcagatatatttatttttttggtagacaacttttacattttaatttatagTATAGGGATGTCTCAATACAATTTTCTTAAAACagaaaatacttttttattttttttccagtactCGCGGATACCAATTActgttacttttatttatttatttttaaatgtcatgtgacagcaAAGGTGACTCTAGACTTTGTGAAGCCTTAGGTGAAAGTCAAATATGAGAACTTCACTGACACTCCTAACTAAAATATAAGTCTAGTAATTATGTAGGGAATCtttcctattaggtagaagcccccagtaggcagTTGGGTAGGGAACCCTCCCCTCTTTGGTAGGAGACCCCagaagaaattattattattattattttttttttacatgggtcacTATTTGGGTTATACAAATTGCATAAACTTGGCATAAGGACTGTACCACTTTGTGTCTGGTCCAGTATTCTAATAACCTTTGTTTCCCTTTTCTCTATTCAGGTAATCTAGATACTATACACAGAGGCCTGCAGCTTCCCTGTAGTGTCCGGCAATCTCCACATGTCTGTTTAGCTCTTGCTATAAACAAAGCACATTTAGAAAATAACTGGGTACGACTCTTTCGCATGGTGCAACAACTGAACTGCCTTCAGGCTTGTGCTTTTTATCGCCACTTGGCAAGTATCCGCAACAAGGTACTTTGCACTCTAATACATGCATACAGCAGCCGAAACTGTCGCTTCCCTCTTGACCTCCTTACTACAATGACAGCACTGGACAGCCCTTCACTTACAATGGATATGTGCAACAAGCGAGGACAGACGGTAACATCTGGAGAACAGTCTTCAGTCCTCTTTCTGAAAACTACACTCAAGGATGTGAAGCCTGAAAGTCCAGGCAGAGAGATCAACTTGGTGGAACAAAAGAAAGGTAAAGCATCTTGGTCAGAAGTGATGATTGGATGGGACCAGGTCATCACAAAATTGCCTCAATAATATGACTAGATTGTGTTTTCGGAATATAAACGGACTGGTGACATAACATTTTGAACATTCTGCCGCTCTTCAGCAAAGCTCAGCTGCCCTTGGATTTGGCGCACCTTCTAATGAATCTGCCACTTGAGCAGTTGCCCATTTGCTTCACGTAGAAACCTATGCTAGCTGGGAGCTTATGTAGATTTCTGTTAGATTTACTATAGTTTTTGTAAATTATATCTAAAGCCACAGGTCACGGACTACTATTTCAAGCAGTTTCCTTGCTGTTTTTGCTCCATTGGGAATCTATTCCCCACCTTAAACTGAGATCTATACTGTTTGGGTTTAGTCTGCAGGACATTGATTTCCCTATGGCTGTTGTGATCTATTTTAAATAGTACGGTTAGGTTATCAGAATATGTTAGAGAACTGGGAATGACACAGATAACTTGTAATATTTTAGCCTGTTTTATTGGAGGTAAAATTTAAAGTACAAAATTGTTCAGTTCCAACTCCACTAGAGTGATGTAGAAGAATGCCCTGTTTTCAAGGCATCAGGAGTATTTTATCATGCTCCTGTTTTACCCATagcttaggacagtgtttcccaaccagagtgcctccagctgttgaaaatgaacaactcccagcatgctcggacagccttcagctgtccgagcatgctgggagttgtagttttgcaacagctggaggccccctggttgggaaacactggcttagggtATCACATTAAAGGTTTTTCACACGGTAGTAGCTGCTTCTTGTTCATATCAAACTGATCCCACGATCAGCTGATCACTCATGATCTTTTCTGGGGAACTTGTTTGCAACCACTgcatagttttaaaggggtactccggtggaaaacttttttttattttttttaaatcaactgacaccagaaagttaaagatttgtaaattacttctattaaaaaatcttcatccttccagtacttattaggggctgtataccacagaggaagttctttttggatttcttttctgtcacgaccacagtgctctctgctgacacctctgtccatgtcaggaactgtccagagcaggagaaaatccccatagcaaacatatgctactctggacagttcctaaaatggacagaggtgtcagcagagagcactgtggtcgtgacagaaaagaaatccaaaaagaaaagaaattcctctctagtatatagccactaataagtactggaacgatta
The sequence above is a segment of the Hyla sarda isolate aHylSar1 chromosome 6, aHylSar1.hap1, whole genome shotgun sequence genome. Coding sequences within it:
- the SAC3D1 gene encoding SAC3 domain-containing protein 1 isoform X1 encodes the protein MLGLRDTDHCNLQLGIMDSSPPVGVCHDMCPERERRDRESQRRLHQFEIQKVQCTNKGRRGKGHPIADPQKTVKEYRRPAAGKDVSRPIDLRTPSTLAKTVQYLLMDVWSSVNYRDLLCLAKAYAFVFDRLRAVRQDLIVQRIRGKGGALVLEGSLGFLLCAPYLVRDLPVADYDEVLHSTQVRECFAELIDCYKGGGEFPRQAEFQSLLLLYDLGNLDTIHRGLQLPCSVRQSPHVCLALAINKAHLENNWVRLFRMVQQLNCLQACAFYRHLASIRNKVLCTLIHAYSSRNCRFPLDLLTTMTALDSPSLTMDMCNKRGQTVTSGEQSSVLFLKTTLKDVKPESPGREINLVEQKKGKASWSEVMIGWDQVITKLPQ
- the SAC3D1 gene encoding SAC3 domain-containing protein 1 isoform X2 encodes the protein MDSSPPVGVCHDMCPERERRDRESQRRLHQFEIQKVQCTNKGRRGKGHPIADPQKTVKEYRRPAAGKDVSRPIDLRTPSTLAKTVQYLLMDVWSSVNYRDLLCLAKAYAFVFDRLRAVRQDLIVQRIRGKGGALVLEGSLGFLLCAPYLVRDLPVADYDEVLHSTQVRECFAELIDCYKGGGEFPRQAEFQSLLLLYDLGNLDTIHRGLQLPCSVRQSPHVCLALAINKAHLENNWVRLFRMVQQLNCLQACAFYRHLASIRNKVLCTLIHAYSSRNCRFPLDLLTTMTALDSPSLTMDMCNKRGQTVTSGEQSSVLFLKTTLKDVKPESPGREINLVEQKKGKASWSEVMIGWDQVITKLPQ